From the Vicinamibacteria bacterium genome, one window contains:
- the rplC gene encoding 50S ribosomal protein L3: MSVQGIIGRKVGMTQVYAEDGRAIPVTVIEAGPCVVVQRKSKAKDGYSGVQVGLVERRKVKKVTKAMKGHFDKAGIPPCRVVKEFPVEEGAEVKVGDKISVELFAPGDSVSVTGLSKGKGFQGVVKRHHFRGGAATHGSMFHRAPGSIGASAFPSRVLKGMRAGGHMGADRVTVRNLTVVRVDAGNNIMVLNGSVPGAGGGYLVIHKKKA, from the coding sequence GGGCATGACCCAGGTGTACGCGGAGGATGGCCGCGCCATCCCCGTCACCGTCATCGAGGCCGGTCCCTGCGTGGTCGTGCAGCGCAAGTCCAAGGCCAAGGACGGCTATTCCGGTGTCCAGGTCGGGCTCGTGGAGCGGCGCAAGGTCAAGAAGGTGACCAAGGCCATGAAGGGCCACTTTGACAAGGCGGGGATCCCGCCCTGCCGGGTGGTCAAGGAGTTCCCGGTGGAGGAGGGGGCCGAGGTCAAGGTGGGAGACAAAATCTCGGTCGAGCTCTTCGCCCCCGGGGACAGCGTGAGCGTGACCGGGCTCAGCAAGGGGAAGGGCTTCCAGGGCGTGGTGAAGCGCCACCACTTCCGGGGCGGCGCCGCGACCCACGGCTCCATGTTCCACCGTGCCCCCGGTTCTATCGGGGCTTCCGCTTTCCCCTCCCGCGTGCTGAAAGGGATGAGGGCGGGCGGGCACATGGGCGCGGACCGGGTCACGGTACGCAACCTCACCGTGGTTCGGGTGGACGCCGGGAACAACATCATGGTCCTGAACGGGTCGGTGCCGGGGGCAGGCGGCGGCTACTTGGTCATCCACAAGAAGAAGGCATAG